One genomic segment of Amycolatopsis sp. WQ 127309 includes these proteins:
- a CDS encoding FAD-dependent monooxygenase, which yields MTARVPVLISGGGIAGLTTALLLRREGVFPVLVDRRDGSSPQPKARRFNPRSTEVFRLLGLADEVAEASAPLAAFSQVLTGPTLAAARPRELTDLLRARRGQQGRMPELSPAPNVLCPQSVLEPLLRRAARERGVSVRLGTELVSFTQDDGGVTALLRPADGEPYELAADYLVAADGARSPVREALGITRGGHGHLADNLDLHFRADLTDLVRDKPFNLCQIENPVASGAFLSVNGTDRWLFSTADFPDAGTLGDGDWLDLLRIVVGVPDLDVELLGRSPWESAMRVAGRFADGRVFLTGDAAHVMPPMAAAGANTAVADAANLAWKLAAVLAGKAAPALLGTYDTERRPAGYAIAEASSAVIGHVGDMLSAFTKGGGLPGDPMTTMFGTQYADGAFVPDGRDPAPADHYAPAGRPGTRVPHAWLDAETSTVDFAGPGLTLLTGPDNGHWIAEADRLGLRWAAVPDDGWLAEVRLPADGALLLRPDVVVAWHSTSETSLADALTRVLGSRVSAGQLSGTAR from the coding sequence ATGACCGCACGTGTCCCCGTCCTGATCAGCGGCGGCGGGATCGCCGGCCTGACCACCGCCCTGCTCCTGCGCCGCGAAGGGGTGTTCCCGGTGCTCGTGGACCGGCGCGACGGCTCGTCGCCCCAGCCGAAGGCCCGCCGCTTCAACCCCCGCAGCACCGAGGTGTTCCGCCTGCTGGGCCTGGCCGACGAGGTCGCCGAGGCGAGTGCGCCGCTGGCGGCGTTCAGCCAGGTGCTGACCGGCCCGACGCTCGCCGCGGCCCGCCCGCGGGAGCTGACCGACCTGCTGCGCGCCCGGCGGGGGCAGCAGGGGCGGATGCCCGAGCTGAGCCCGGCGCCGAACGTCCTGTGTCCCCAGTCCGTGCTGGAACCGCTGCTGCGCCGGGCCGCCCGGGAGCGCGGCGTGTCCGTGCGCCTCGGCACCGAACTCGTGTCGTTCACCCAGGACGACGGCGGGGTGACGGCGCTGCTGCGGCCGGCGGACGGCGAGCCGTACGAGCTGGCCGCGGACTACCTGGTCGCCGCCGATGGCGCCCGCAGCCCCGTCCGCGAGGCGCTCGGCATCACCCGCGGCGGCCACGGCCACCTCGCCGACAACCTCGACCTCCACTTCCGCGCCGACCTCACGGACCTGGTGCGGGACAAGCCGTTCAACCTGTGCCAGATCGAGAACCCGGTGGCCTCGGGCGCGTTCCTCTCGGTCAACGGCACCGACCGCTGGCTGTTCTCCACCGCCGACTTCCCCGACGCGGGCACGCTCGGCGACGGCGACTGGCTGGACCTCCTGCGGATCGTGGTGGGCGTGCCGGACCTCGACGTCGAGCTGCTCGGCCGGTCACCGTGGGAGTCGGCGATGCGCGTGGCCGGCCGGTTCGCCGACGGCCGGGTGTTCCTGACGGGCGACGCCGCGCACGTGATGCCCCCGATGGCCGCGGCCGGCGCCAACACGGCCGTCGCCGACGCGGCCAACCTCGCCTGGAAGCTCGCCGCCGTGCTGGCCGGGAAGGCGGCCCCGGCGCTGCTCGGCACGTACGACACCGAACGCCGTCCGGCGGGCTACGCGATCGCCGAGGCGTCCAGCGCGGTGATCGGGCACGTGGGCGACATGCTGTCGGCCTTCACCAAGGGCGGCGGGCTGCCGGGCGACCCGATGACGACGATGTTCGGCACCCAGTACGCGGACGGCGCGTTCGTCCCGGACGGCCGCGACCCCGCACCGGCCGATCACTATGCTCCGGCGGGCCGCCCCGGCACCCGCGTTCCGCACGCGTGGCTCGACGCGGAGACGTCCACTGTGGACTTCGCCGGGCCGGGTCTGACGCTGCTCACCGGCCCGGACAACGGCCACTGGATCGCCGAGGCGGACCGGCTCGGGCTGCGGTGGGCCGCGGTGCCGGACGACGGCTGGCTCGCCGAGGTCCGCCTGCCCGCCGACGGTGCTTTGCTGCTGCGGCCCGACGTCGTGGTCGCGTGGCATTCGACGTCGGAGACGTCGCTGGCCGACGCGCTCACGCGGGTGCTCGGCTCCCGCGTGAGCGCCGGTCAGCTCAGCGGGACAGCGCGGTGA
- a CDS encoding LysR family transcriptional regulator, which yields MHLDLNLLVALDVLLDEGGVGAAADRLHLSQPAMSRTLGRIRRATGDEILVRAGRVMLPTPYAERIRDEVHQLVTRAQTIFTAGTELDLTTLDRTFTLQCNDVVASALVPRLITRVAAAAPGVCLRVLGEADTDADGLRRGTVDVRLTDETTHPADVRSATVLTDTLVTAGRHDLAVDPATTAGFTALPHVVVSRRGRRRDRIDDVLEAHGTARRVSLIVPTLAMALAAVTTAELVTVVPGMAAARLGPELRGWPLPVPTPEIPAVLAWHARHDRDSAHTWLRDTIRDVLSVGGPR from the coding sequence GTGCATCTTGATCTGAACCTGCTGGTCGCGCTGGACGTCCTGCTCGACGAAGGCGGCGTCGGCGCCGCCGCGGACCGGCTCCACCTCTCCCAGCCGGCCATGAGCCGGACGCTCGGGCGCATCCGGCGCGCGACCGGCGACGAGATCCTCGTCCGCGCCGGCCGGGTGATGCTGCCGACGCCCTACGCCGAGCGGATCCGCGACGAGGTGCACCAGCTGGTCACGCGCGCCCAGACGATCTTCACCGCGGGGACCGAGCTCGACCTGACGACCCTGGACCGCACGTTCACGCTGCAGTGCAACGACGTCGTGGCGAGCGCGCTGGTCCCCCGCCTGATCACCCGCGTCGCGGCGGCCGCCCCGGGCGTCTGCCTGCGGGTGCTCGGCGAGGCGGACACCGACGCCGACGGGCTGCGCCGGGGCACCGTCGACGTCCGGCTGACCGACGAGACGACGCACCCCGCCGACGTCCGCTCGGCGACCGTCCTGACCGACACCCTGGTCACCGCCGGCCGCCACGACCTCGCCGTCGACCCGGCGACGACGGCCGGGTTCACCGCGCTGCCCCACGTCGTCGTCTCCCGCCGCGGCCGCCGTCGCGACCGCATCGACGACGTCCTCGAGGCGCACGGCACCGCCCGGCGCGTCTCTCTCATCGTGCCCACTTTGGCCATGGCCCTGGCCGCCGTCACCACCGCCGAGCTCGTCACCGTCGTCCCCGGGATGGCCGCCGCCCGGCTCGGCCCGGAGCTGCGCGGGTGGCCGCTTCCCGTGCCGACGCCGGAGATCCCCGCGGTGCTGGCCTGGCACGCCCGCCACGACCGCGACAGTGCCCACACGTGGTTGCGCGACACGATCCGGGACGTCCTTTCTGTCGGTGGTCCCCGGTAA
- a CDS encoding MFS transporter — protein sequence MDRRPAAVLVASGGGTLLAMFVFTAPLSIVPSVARGLGAGAIATSWILSSMSLGLAVALLSAGAIGDDFGRRRVFAAGGAVLAAGSLLCAVAPGPLTFIVGRVVEGLGAAALIACGLAVLGHAFPDAAGRARATGVWGACLGAGIAIGPVAGAVLDLAAGWRVLYLVTTVLSLGVAVLGRVLLDESVSGRARKVDVAGSLLLGGGLAALLAALTEGRQGWTSPLEVTLLVAAVVLLAAFFAHQRRAEGGMLDLTLFRRPALLSATTGAFVAGGGVTALMAFLCTMLENGLAFTPLTASLVVLTWSATSVVSALLTRRLPAAFSGGARLSAGLLVVAAGLVPLAFVTPGSGAGPLLGGLLLAGLGTGVVNASLGREAVASVPPHRAGMGSGINNTSRYVGAALGVTVVTVLAVHPSATPAADLVAGWNVAVLVGIALSVAGAAVIAALGAAAKRAGVPVAG from the coding sequence ATGGACCGCCGCCCGGCCGCTGTGCTCGTCGCCTCCGGCGGCGGCACCCTGCTCGCCATGTTCGTGTTCACCGCGCCGCTCTCGATCGTCCCGTCGGTGGCCCGCGGGCTCGGCGCCGGCGCGATCGCGACGTCGTGGATCCTCAGCTCGATGAGCCTCGGCCTGGCGGTCGCCCTCCTCTCGGCCGGCGCGATCGGCGACGACTTCGGCCGGCGGCGCGTGTTCGCGGCCGGCGGGGCGGTACTGGCCGCCGGGTCGCTGCTGTGTGCGGTCGCGCCCGGGCCGTTGACCTTCATCGTCGGCCGGGTCGTCGAAGGGCTCGGGGCGGCCGCGCTGATCGCCTGCGGTCTCGCGGTGCTCGGCCACGCCTTCCCGGACGCCGCCGGCCGTGCCCGCGCCACCGGGGTGTGGGGCGCGTGCCTCGGCGCCGGCATCGCGATCGGCCCGGTGGCCGGCGCGGTCCTCGACCTCGCCGCCGGCTGGCGCGTGCTCTACCTCGTCACCACCGTGCTGTCCCTCGGCGTCGCCGTGCTGGGCCGGGTCCTGCTCGACGAGTCCGTCTCGGGCCGGGCGCGCAAGGTCGACGTCGCCGGCTCGCTGCTGCTCGGCGGCGGCCTCGCGGCCCTGCTCGCCGCGCTCACCGAAGGCCGCCAGGGCTGGACGAGCCCGCTGGAGGTGACGCTGCTGGTCGCCGCGGTCGTCCTGCTCGCCGCGTTCTTCGCGCACCAGCGCCGGGCCGAGGGCGGGATGCTCGACCTCACGTTGTTCCGCCGCCCGGCGCTGCTTTCGGCGACGACCGGCGCGTTCGTGGCGGGCGGCGGCGTCACGGCGTTGATGGCCTTCCTGTGCACGATGCTGGAGAACGGCCTGGCGTTCACCCCGCTGACGGCGTCGCTCGTCGTGCTGACCTGGTCGGCGACCAGCGTGGTCTCGGCGCTGCTGACCCGGCGGCTGCCCGCGGCGTTCTCCGGCGGGGCGCGGCTGAGCGCCGGCCTGCTGGTGGTGGCCGCCGGCCTGGTGCCGCTCGCGTTCGTCACCCCGGGTTCCGGCGCGGGCCCGCTGCTCGGCGGGCTGCTGCTGGCGGGGCTCGGCACCGGCGTGGTGAACGCGTCGCTGGGCCGGGAAGCGGTGGCGAGCGTGCCGCCGCACCGGGCCGGGATGGGCAGCGGCATCAACAACACCAGCCGGTACGTCGGCGCGGCGCTGGGCGTCACCGTGGTGACGGTGCTGGCGGTTCACCCGTCGGCGACCCCGGCTGCGGACCTCGTCGCGGGCTGGAACGTGGCCGTACTGGTGGGAATCGCGCTGTCGGTGGCCGGCGCGGCGGTCATCGCCGCCCTGGGCGCGGCGGCGAAACGCGCCGGGGTTCCCGTCGCCGGGTAG
- a CDS encoding Asp23/Gls24 family envelope stress response protein: MTNATATKVPAQQAPSDQAKKGGDGALVTTEGATSIADVVVQKIAGLATREIPGVHALGGGAARAFSAIRERIPGATASAGQGVSVEVGEKQAAVDLQIVVEYGVSIADLSRSVRRNVITAVEQMTGLEVVEVNINVGDLHLPSEDEGETTETGRVQ; the protein is encoded by the coding sequence ATGACGAACGCCACCGCCACCAAGGTGCCCGCCCAGCAGGCTCCGTCCGACCAGGCCAAGAAGGGCGGCGACGGCGCGCTGGTGACGACCGAGGGCGCCACGTCGATCGCCGACGTCGTCGTCCAGAAGATCGCCGGCCTGGCCACGCGGGAGATCCCTGGCGTGCACGCCCTCGGCGGCGGCGCCGCGCGGGCCTTCTCCGCGATCCGCGAGCGGATCCCGGGCGCGACCGCCTCGGCCGGGCAGGGTGTGTCGGTCGAGGTCGGCGAGAAGCAGGCGGCCGTCGACCTGCAGATCGTCGTCGAGTACGGCGTGTCCATCGCGGACCTGTCGCGTTCGGTGCGCCGCAACGTGATCACCGCCGTCGAGCAGATGACCGGCCTGGAGGTGGTCGAGGTGAACATCAACGTCGGCGACCTGCACCTGCCGTCCGAGGACGAGGGCGAGACCACCGAAACCGGCCGGGTGCAGTGA
- a CDS encoding ester cyclase, translating into MSTESGNIARMRAFVEQVHEGGRVELIDDFVHPDFRNRSAKNGLPDDRRSVAAVTRALHTAFAGLKVEIVHCVDTDDVVATHKIYRGRHVGEWLGTPPSGQDVEFRVMDFVRMRDGRFVEHWSVLGPPQ; encoded by the coding sequence GTGAGCACGGAATCCGGGAACATCGCGCGGATGCGCGCGTTCGTCGAGCAGGTGCACGAGGGCGGCCGGGTCGAGCTGATCGACGACTTCGTCCACCCCGACTTCCGGAACCGGTCGGCGAAGAACGGCCTGCCGGACGATCGCCGGAGCGTGGCCGCGGTCACGCGGGCGCTGCACACCGCGTTCGCCGGCCTGAAGGTCGAGATCGTGCACTGCGTGGACACCGATGACGTCGTCGCCACCCACAAGATCTACCGCGGCCGCCACGTCGGCGAGTGGCTGGGCACACCGCCTTCGGGCCAGGACGTCGAGTTCCGCGTGATGGACTTCGTGCGGATGCGCGACGGGCGGTTCGTCGAGCACTGGTCCGTCCTCGGACCGCCGCAGTAG
- a CDS encoding trans-aconitate 2-methyltransferase produces the protein MNTTAATSYRDAKAHYTSPKRRDPVKTMLEEVVTHRVLRDAADLARRGPDQPLRVVDIGAGTGDGLALLTEPHGDLAPVTDDSRLAYVGVDLDPGMVETARSLHAGRPAEFEVADMRAELPAGDFDLYLSCGVPYSHLPHADTIDVLTGLMRRIVETRDSAVLIVDVLGRYSVEWTPRWPETRWAYNMSFFEGANETVHDQMSFYDRGSLDDALVQAAIGAGARLGAVTFTDRSVLVGRHTATRAFNQGIPPYRTLLNELARGNTDVASAQLRFKPPAGEVPARVEAFFAAFAERWNGVLAAAGELRSPEQAKRLAQALFACEQQSQQGLGVGHSLMATVVVERPAGG, from the coding sequence GTGAACACGACAGCCGCCACGTCCTACCGCGACGCGAAAGCCCACTACACCTCGCCCAAGCGCCGGGATCCGGTGAAGACCATGCTCGAAGAGGTGGTCACGCACCGGGTCCTGCGCGACGCCGCCGACCTGGCCCGGCGCGGGCCGGACCAGCCGCTGCGGGTGGTCGACATCGGCGCCGGCACCGGCGACGGGCTCGCGCTGCTCACCGAGCCGCACGGTGACCTCGCCCCGGTGACCGACGACAGCAGGCTCGCCTACGTCGGCGTCGACCTCGACCCCGGCATGGTCGAGACGGCGCGCTCGCTGCACGCCGGGCGGCCCGCCGAGTTCGAGGTCGCCGACATGCGCGCCGAGCTCCCCGCCGGCGACTTCGACCTCTACTTGTCTTGCGGGGTGCCCTATTCGCACCTGCCGCACGCCGACACGATCGACGTCCTGACCGGGCTCATGCGGCGGATCGTCGAGACCCGCGACAGCGCGGTGCTGATCGTCGACGTGCTGGGGCGCTACTCGGTCGAATGGACGCCGCGCTGGCCGGAGACGCGCTGGGCGTACAACATGAGCTTCTTCGAGGGGGCGAACGAGACCGTCCACGACCAGATGAGCTTCTACGACCGCGGATCCCTCGACGACGCCCTCGTGCAGGCCGCGATCGGCGCGGGCGCCCGGCTGGGTGCGGTCACCTTCACCGACCGGTCCGTGCTCGTCGGCCGGCACACCGCCACCCGCGCGTTCAACCAGGGCATCCCGCCGTACCGCACGCTGCTCAACGAGCTCGCGCGCGGCAACACCGACGTCGCTTCGGCGCAGCTGCGGTTCAAGCCGCCCGCGGGGGAGGTCCCGGCGCGGGTCGAGGCGTTCTTCGCGGCCTTCGCCGAGCGCTGGAACGGCGTCCTCGCGGCGGCGGGGGAGCTGCGCTCACCGGAGCAGGCGAAGCGGCTCGCGCAGGCGCTGTTCGCGTGTGAACAGCAGTCCCAGCAGGGCCTGGGGGTCGGCCACTCGCTGATGGCCACCGTGGTCGTCGAACGCCCGGCCGGCGGCTGA
- a CDS encoding glycoside hydrolase family 31 protein, translating into MHRRLSGTPRRLLCGAVALALTGALAAPAAADRLTAGTFSVPRSGDAPGYQVRVDPAHLGVSVSRGGEPLLRTAPDAFTFGTAVATRVRSVSKQGATVVVEAGSTAGKTVTLRLTPHADRFDLSWSVAGEPAGDRATHFDLAASGHWYGGGETSEGTPQPYPLSAGVVNEPEFSPASYMMQEPYFYTSKSIGVYVRTAQPMKVALANGRADLTVTGSAEYASTVFVESSRRAVYDDYVGEVGKPEKSDATDAEYASPLWNSWAQYYRNIDQDKVVAWARDLKAANVAGHTVQLDDKWESNYGNLTFDAKTFPDPKKLVDDIHGMGQKFGLWTTFWINLDSANYGYARDHGYLLHAKANPAEPCTVTWWNGTAGIIDLGNPQARDWYTGNLRTLMADYGVDGFKFDTRFFDDSCATSNGLTPQDYQKLGADMTDRFDQQGAGIRTHWGNQRYGFVIRAVDADTTWDGLRTSLRRASAISADGYPFVETDMIGGSESMPPPSEEVLVRWAQAASLMPLMYASTSPVTTVDTTTGKPVTYPADTARLYADAVRTHAKLAGYLQTQVKQAVADGTPIMRPVFFDFPADHRFDTIDDEWLLGPALLAAPMITAGTSRDVVLPAGLWFDPNTHRVELGGRTLRGYPAPLGTTPMFVRLGAPGSAGLITALSR; encoded by the coding sequence GTGCATCGACGGCTAAGCGGAACCCCTCGACGGCTGCTGTGCGGCGCCGTCGCCCTGGCGCTCACCGGAGCGCTCGCGGCGCCCGCGGCGGCGGACCGGCTCACGGCGGGGACCTTCTCGGTGCCACGCAGCGGCGACGCCCCGGGCTACCAGGTGCGCGTCGACCCCGCCCACCTCGGCGTCAGCGTTTCGCGAGGTGGGGAGCCCCTGCTGCGCACCGCGCCGGACGCGTTCACCTTCGGCACCGCGGTGGCGACGCGCGTGCGGTCCGTCTCGAAGCAGGGCGCGACCGTGGTCGTCGAAGCCGGCAGCACCGCGGGCAAGACCGTGACCCTCCGGCTGACGCCGCACGCGGACCGGTTCGACCTGAGCTGGTCGGTGGCCGGCGAGCCGGCCGGGGACCGGGCGACGCACTTCGACCTGGCGGCGTCCGGGCACTGGTACGGCGGCGGGGAGACCAGCGAGGGCACGCCCCAGCCGTACCCGCTCTCCGCGGGCGTGGTCAACGAGCCGGAGTTCTCCCCCGCCAGCTACATGATGCAGGAGCCGTACTTCTACACCTCGAAGTCGATCGGGGTGTACGTCCGCACCGCGCAGCCGATGAAGGTCGCGCTGGCGAACGGGCGCGCCGATCTCACGGTGACCGGGTCGGCGGAGTACGCGAGCACGGTGTTCGTCGAGTCGAGCCGCCGCGCGGTCTACGACGACTACGTCGGCGAAGTCGGCAAGCCGGAGAAGAGCGACGCGACCGACGCCGAGTACGCCAGTCCACTGTGGAACTCGTGGGCGCAGTACTACCGGAACATCGACCAGGACAAGGTCGTCGCGTGGGCGCGCGACCTGAAGGCCGCGAACGTCGCCGGGCACACCGTGCAGCTCGACGACAAGTGGGAGTCGAACTACGGCAACCTGACCTTCGACGCGAAGACGTTCCCCGACCCGAAGAAGCTCGTCGACGACATCCACGGCATGGGCCAGAAGTTCGGCCTGTGGACGACGTTCTGGATCAACCTCGACTCGGCGAACTACGGGTACGCCCGCGACCACGGCTACCTGCTGCACGCGAAGGCGAACCCCGCCGAGCCGTGCACCGTGACGTGGTGGAACGGCACGGCGGGGATCATCGACCTCGGCAACCCGCAGGCCCGCGACTGGTACACCGGCAACCTGCGCACGCTGATGGCGGACTACGGCGTCGACGGCTTCAAGTTCGACACCCGCTTCTTCGACGACAGCTGCGCGACGTCGAACGGCCTGACCCCGCAGGACTACCAGAAGCTCGGCGCGGACATGACCGACCGGTTCGACCAGCAGGGCGCCGGGATCCGCACGCACTGGGGCAACCAGCGCTACGGCTTCGTCATCCGCGCGGTCGACGCGGACACGACGTGGGACGGCCTGCGCACCTCCCTGCGCCGGGCCTCGGCGATCTCCGCCGACGGCTACCCGTTCGTCGAGACCGACATGATCGGCGGCTCCGAGAGCATGCCGCCGCCGTCGGAGGAAGTCCTGGTGCGCTGGGCGCAGGCGGCGTCGCTGATGCCGCTGATGTACGCCTCGACGTCTCCGGTGACGACCGTCGACACCACCACCGGCAAGCCGGTGACCTACCCAGCCGACACCGCCCGCCTCTACGCCGACGCGGTGCGCACACACGCGAAGCTGGCCGGTTACCTGCAGACGCAGGTGAAGCAGGCGGTCGCGGACGGCACGCCGATCATGCGGCCGGTCTTCTTCGACTTCCCCGCCGACCACCGCTTCGACACGATCGACGACGAGTGGCTGCTCGGCCCGGCCCTGCTCGCCGCGCCGATGATCACCGCGGGCACGTCGCGCGACGTCGTCCTGCCGGCCGGCCTGTGGTTCGACCCGAACACCCACCGCGTCGAGCTGGGCGGGCGCACCTTGCGCGGCTACCCGGCGCCGCTCGGCACCACCCCGATGTTCGTGCGCCTCGGCGCCCCGGGGTCGGCCGGGCTGATCACCGCGCTGTCCCGCTGA
- a CDS encoding Asp23/Gls24 family envelope stress response protein, producing the protein MTTTLTAPVAERGVLTISAQAVERLAACAVLEVDDVGGAAGRVLGVSLSGEDLDHSAKVSAHVGDGTVTLDVRISIVYPASVARTTERAREHLVERVEALTGLTVTRVDLVVTALHTTAGQVRRVE; encoded by the coding sequence GTGACCACCACCCTGACCGCGCCGGTCGCCGAGCGCGGCGTGCTGACCATCTCGGCGCAGGCGGTCGAACGGCTGGCCGCTTGCGCCGTGCTCGAGGTCGACGACGTCGGCGGCGCGGCCGGCCGGGTCCTCGGCGTCAGCCTGAGCGGCGAGGACCTCGACCACTCCGCGAAGGTGAGCGCCCACGTCGGCGACGGGACCGTGACGCTCGACGTCCGGATCTCGATCGTCTACCCCGCCTCGGTCGCGCGCACCACCGAACGGGCGCGCGAACACCTCGTGGAGCGGGTGGAGGCGCTGACCGGGCTCACGGTCACGCGCGTCGACCTCGTGGTCACCGCCCTGCACACCACCGCGGGCCAAGTACGGAGGGTCGAATGA
- a CDS encoding helix-turn-helix domain-containing protein — protein sequence MALPREYTGQACSIVRALEIVGERWTLLIVRDAVFGVRRFSDFLEHLGTPRAVLTERLEFLVREEVMTRVPGPGKRSEYELTAKGLALWPVVRSLSAWGDEFYAPEGRRRVFVHASCGGEVTPAGACVTCGAQVPVAETVMTPGPGLPPPSPRDSPITTALAEPRPLLLPVH from the coding sequence ATGGCACTCCCCCGCGAGTACACCGGCCAGGCCTGCTCGATCGTGCGCGCCCTCGAGATCGTCGGCGAGCGCTGGACGCTGCTGATCGTGCGGGACGCGGTGTTCGGCGTCCGGCGGTTCAGCGACTTCCTGGAGCACCTGGGCACCCCCCGCGCGGTGCTGACCGAACGGCTGGAGTTCCTGGTCCGCGAAGAGGTCATGACCCGCGTCCCGGGGCCGGGCAAGCGGAGTGAGTACGAGCTGACCGCGAAGGGCCTCGCGCTGTGGCCGGTCGTCCGGTCGCTGTCGGCCTGGGGCGACGAGTTCTACGCCCCCGAAGGCCGCCGGCGGGTGTTCGTGCACGCCTCCTGCGGCGGCGAGGTGACCCCGGCGGGCGCGTGCGTCACGTGCGGCGCGCAGGTACCGGTCGCCGAGACGGTGATGACCCCGGGTCCGGGGCTGCCGCCGCCGTCACCGCGGGACAGCCCGATCACGACGGCCCTGGCCGAGCCGCGGCCGCTACTGCTGCCGGTGCACTGA
- a CDS encoding TetR/AcrR family transcriptional regulator translates to MTTETGPGRRERKKAATHRALADAALRLFLERGFDDVGVREIAEAADVSTTTLQKHFPTKESLVFDRDGDVEEGLITAVRDRASGTSVLDALRDHTLARVRLGVAAEGASAFLDLVHRTPALSRYWHRMWMRHEDALRRALATETGAPEDDPGCAALAHFALETSALAMRAADPVATAEAAFAILTHGWPAAR, encoded by the coding sequence ATGACCACGGAGACCGGGCCGGGCCGGCGCGAGCGCAAGAAGGCGGCCACCCACCGGGCGCTGGCCGACGCGGCCCTGCGCCTGTTCCTCGAGCGCGGGTTCGACGACGTGGGTGTCCGCGAGATCGCCGAGGCCGCCGACGTGTCCACCACGACCCTGCAGAAACACTTCCCCACCAAGGAGTCCCTGGTCTTCGACCGCGACGGCGACGTCGAGGAGGGCCTGATCACCGCCGTGCGCGACCGCGCGTCCGGCACCTCGGTGCTGGACGCGCTGCGGGACCACACACTCGCCCGCGTCCGGCTGGGCGTCGCGGCCGAAGGCGCGTCGGCGTTCCTGGACCTCGTGCACCGGACACCCGCACTGAGCCGGTACTGGCACCGGATGTGGATGCGCCACGAAGACGCGCTCAGGCGGGCGCTCGCCACGGAAACCGGGGCCCCCGAGGACGATCCCGGCTGCGCCGCGCTGGCGCACTTCGCCCTGGAGACGTCAGCGCTCGCGATGCGTGCCGCGGATCCGGTCGCGACGGCCGAAGCCGCGTTCGCGATCCTCACCCACGGCTGGCCGGCCGCTCGCTGA
- a CDS encoding FAD-dependent oxidoreductase — MFHYDAVVLDWRQERTKERDMHTVIAGGGLVGLTTAAALRRIGHDVTVLEQAPGIRAAGAGIGLWANAIRVLEDAGVDVRVLGQEINAWFFDPAGKPLRAKGYDDSDHRFLLVPRPALNTLLADVIGRDRIRLSARLTGFEDRADEVVVHLDGGESLHADLLIGADGVYSRVRSQLLPGTDAQAHAGHYAWRAIVPAGDERPEGTVLTIGTDGTRGGYTRVAEGQTMWMVNQFEAGPLPGSKRDRALARARNLADAGWHDELLRMIAATPEDAILENRIMLVPPLPRWTGSRVALIGDAAHGLSPHIAAGGTLGVEDAGVLRTALASADLAEALKQYEHARIARFERVREFSAAVEAAAGPAEFAARYAAFSHWMLTTTPV, encoded by the coding sequence ATTTTCCATTATGACGCCGTCGTCCTTGACTGGAGGCAGGAGCGAACGAAGGAGCGGGACATGCACACAGTGATCGCCGGTGGTGGCCTCGTCGGGCTCACCACCGCCGCGGCCCTGCGGCGGATCGGGCACGACGTCACCGTCCTGGAGCAGGCGCCCGGGATCCGCGCCGCCGGGGCCGGGATCGGCTTGTGGGCCAACGCGATCCGGGTGCTCGAAGACGCCGGCGTCGATGTCCGCGTGCTCGGGCAGGAGATCAACGCGTGGTTCTTCGACCCGGCCGGGAAGCCGTTGCGCGCCAAGGGGTACGACGACTCCGACCACCGCTTCCTGCTGGTGCCCCGGCCGGCGCTGAACACGCTGCTCGCCGACGTCATCGGCCGCGACCGGATCCGGCTCTCGGCCCGGCTGACCGGGTTCGAGGACCGCGCGGACGAGGTCGTCGTCCACCTCGACGGCGGCGAGAGCCTGCACGCCGACCTGCTGATCGGCGCCGACGGCGTGTACTCACGGGTCCGCTCGCAGTTGCTGCCGGGCACCGACGCCCAGGCGCACGCCGGGCACTACGCGTGGCGCGCGATCGTGCCGGCCGGGGACGAACGCCCCGAAGGCACCGTGCTGACCATCGGGACGGACGGCACGCGCGGCGGCTACACCCGCGTCGCGGAAGGACAGACCATGTGGATGGTCAACCAGTTCGAGGCCGGGCCGTTGCCGGGGAGCAAGCGCGACCGCGCTCTGGCGCGCGCCCGCAACCTCGCCGACGCGGGCTGGCACGACGAGCTGCTGCGGATGATCGCGGCCACCCCCGAGGACGCGATCCTCGAGAACCGGATCATGCTCGTGCCCCCGCTGCCGCGCTGGACCGGCTCGCGCGTGGCGCTCATCGGCGACGCCGCCCACGGCCTCTCGCCCCACATCGCCGCGGGCGGCACCCTCGGCGTCGAGGACGCCGGTGTGCTCCGGACCGCGCTGGCGTCAGCGGACTTGGCTGAGGCGCTCAAGCAGTACGAACACGCCCGCATCGCCCGGTTCGAGCGGGTCCGGGAGTTCTCCGCCGCGGTCGAAGCAGCCGCAGGTCCCGCTGAGTTCGCGGCGCGGTACGCCGCGTTCAGCCACTGGATGCTGACCACTACACCGGTCTGA